The following proteins are co-located in the Coleofasciculus chthonoplastes PCC 7420 genome:
- the queF gene encoding preQ(1) synthase — MTHLPTQNSAVSDVPTMKYGERAIAEGQLITFPNPRIGRRYHIDITLPEFTCKCPFSGYPDFATIHIRYIPNERVVELKAIKLYINSFRDRYISHEESVNQILDDFVEACDPLEVTIKGDFAPRGNVHTVIEVQHQKEEKQEKQKKQKKKGKN, encoded by the coding sequence ATGACTCATCTACCAACTCAGAACTCTGCTGTCTCAGATGTACCGACGATGAAATATGGTGAACGTGCCATTGCTGAAGGACAGCTAATCACGTTCCCTAACCCTCGAATTGGGCGTCGTTACCACATCGATATCACGTTGCCAGAGTTTACCTGTAAATGCCCATTTTCTGGCTATCCTGACTTTGCCACCATCCATATCCGCTACATTCCCAATGAGCGGGTGGTAGAACTCAAAGCGATTAAACTGTATATCAATAGTTTCCGCGATCGCTATATTTCTCACGAAGAATCCGTTAATCAGATTTTGGATGACTTTGTAGAAGCCTGTGATCCTTTAGAGGTAACGATAAAAGGCGATTTTGCCCCACGAGGGAATGTACACACCGTCATCGAAGTCCAACACCAGAAAGAGGAGAAGCAGGAGAAGCAGAAAAAGCAGAAGAAGAAGGGGAAGAATTAG
- a CDS encoding phasin family protein gives MADLGNLFQKAFYLGVGLASYASEKAGGTIGELRTQAQKLADELVARGEMTTEEARKMVDDMVQQAQQQQQSAQPPQPEKTGTEPRRIEIISDDEEQTAGEEQNIDAMRQQVQAMQEELRRLKRE, from the coding sequence ATGGCGGACTTGGGAAATCTGTTTCAAAAAGCGTTTTATCTGGGCGTTGGTTTAGCCTCGTATGCTAGTGAGAAAGCTGGGGGAACAATCGGGGAACTGCGAACTCAAGCTCAAAAGCTGGCGGATGAACTGGTGGCTCGTGGTGAAATGACCACTGAAGAAGCTCGCAAGATGGTTGATGATATGGTGCAACAAGCTCAACAGCAGCAGCAATCGGCTCAACCTCCGCAACCTGAGAAAACGGGAACTGAACCCCGCCGGATTGAAATTATTTCCGACGACGAGGAGCAAACCGCTGGCGAAGAGCAGAATATTGACGCTATGCGCCAACAGGTTCAGGCGATGCAAGAGGAACTGCGTCGGCTCAAGCGTGAATAA
- a CDS encoding Uma2 family endonuclease: MGTATLIPDKFSLDDFMVNPPEKMEWVNGQLVEKNGMTLRHGKIQLKLGRYWDDYKKSSGQGGEVYTDVPCRTNKQGRSPDVAYLTPELVAQFGNAATLPQSFPLCAEIVSPTDIAETVLLKAQEYLESGGEEVWLVFPESRWVMVMTENQGLMFTSGQQVSTQKVLQGFTVSVDELLA; encoded by the coding sequence ATGGGAACAGCAACTCTTATCCCAGACAAGTTCTCACTGGATGACTTTATGGTCAATCCTCCTGAGAAAATGGAGTGGGTAAATGGTCAACTGGTGGAAAAAAACGGTATGACACTCAGACATGGCAAAATTCAACTGAAGCTAGGTCGCTACTGGGACGATTACAAAAAGTCCAGTGGTCAAGGTGGAGAGGTTTATACTGACGTGCCTTGTCGCACCAATAAGCAGGGACGTTCTCCTGATGTGGCATATTTGACCCCGGAACTGGTGGCGCAGTTTGGCAATGCAGCTACATTGCCTCAGAGTTTTCCCTTATGTGCTGAGATTGTTTCGCCAACGGATATAGCCGAGACGGTGTTGCTCAAAGCCCAGGAGTATTTAGAATCGGGGGGTGAAGAAGTTTGGCTGGTGTTTCCGGAGAGTCGCTGGGTGATGGTGATGACGGAAAATCAGGGGTTGATGTTTACATCGGGTCAACAGGTGAGTACCCAGAAAGTCTTACAGGGTTTTACCGTGTCTGTGGATGAGTTGTTGGCGTAA
- a CDS encoding IS630 family transposase: MNIIDELANFINQTKETKEIKRALAVKMILEGKSYREVKELLKVSHSFISQWKNQALFQGVESLKLQYKGRAGYLKSEEKEQTIQWLREQDYLRLSDLQKYLQEQYNVVFESNQSYYSLFKEAQVSWKKTQKKNPAKNDELVKAKKKEIEARLEKWKPEIEAGSRTVLMLDECHLLWGDLLGYAWGRTDARIEVPLKNEKERQTYYGALDYQTKEFIVKEYKSGNSENTIDFIEYLQRKRPGKKLSIFWDGATYHDSKQFREYLKTINQDLSEEDWLISCTKFAPNAPEQNPVEDIWLQVKTFIRQFYHLCSSFKIVKWLFKFFADGQIFDFPKIFQYGKLPQSI; encoded by the coding sequence ATGAACATTATAGATGAATTGGCTAATTTTATCAATCAGACAAAAGAGACCAAAGAAATTAAAAGAGCCTTGGCGGTAAAAATGATTTTGGAAGGAAAATCTTATCGTGAAGTCAAAGAACTATTAAAAGTTTCTCACAGTTTTATCAGCCAATGGAAAAATCAAGCGCTTTTTCAGGGTGTAGAAAGTTTAAAGCTTCAATATAAAGGTAGAGCAGGTTACTTAAAATCTGAAGAAAAAGAGCAAACAATTCAGTGGTTGAGAGAACAAGATTATCTAAGATTATCAGACTTGCAGAAGTATTTGCAGGAGCAATATAATGTAGTTTTTGAGTCCAATCAAAGTTATTATAGCTTATTTAAAGAGGCTCAAGTGAGTTGGAAAAAGACTCAAAAAAAGAATCCGGCTAAAAATGATGAATTAGTCAAAGCTAAAAAAAAAGAAATAGAGGCAAGGCTAGAAAAATGGAAACCGGAAATAGAAGCTGGAAGCCGGACGGTGCTTATGCTTGACGAATGTCATCTGCTGTGGGGTGATTTGTTAGGTTATGCGTGGGGAAGAACAGATGCAAGAATAGAAGTCCCTCTCAAAAATGAAAAAGAAAGACAGACTTATTATGGGGCTTTAGATTATCAAACCAAAGAGTTTATAGTCAAAGAATATAAAAGTGGAAACAGCGAAAATACAATCGATTTCATCGAATATTTACAAAGGAAACGACCCGGAAAAAAATTATCGATATTTTGGGATGGTGCAACTTACCATGATTCCAAGCAGTTTCGAGAATACTTAAAGACAATTAATCAAGATTTATCAGAGGAAGACTGGTTGATAAGTTGTACGAAATTTGCTCCGAACGCTCCCGAACAAAATCCAGTCGAAGATATTTGGTTGCAAGTTAAAACTTTCATTAGACAATTTTATCATCTTTGCAGCTCTTTTAAAATAGTTAAGTGGTTATTTAAGTTTTTTGCTGATGGTCAAATATTCGATTTTCCCAAAATATTTCAGTATGGAAAATTGCCACAATCTATTTAG